The genomic stretch aattttttttatttgaataataataaaaattaattgatgtgatgtaaaatgtaagaatattattggagttgattttgagatgaataTTTTGGGTCTTTGGGTCCGGTCCAGTCTAGTTCTTTGACAAACATGCCCCTCGAGGTGATATGGGATCTTGCTGCAGACTCTTTTACAGAGGATAACAAAGAACTAAGGTACACACAGCATTCTAGAGGATTTAGCTGATTCAAGCTTCCTGTGAAATTTACTTTATCCATCTTAATTCATTTGCTACACGGTCCTAGTTTCTGTCAACCATAATTTTCTATATCCTTCATGCTGATAAATTGCTAATATTTCCTTATTGCAAAGCAACATAAACCAATGGTTTTTAGTAATGATAGTCCGCAGAAAGAAAGTAGCATGGAAATCTTAGTCAACTTAGCCAAATAAAACTATGACGAAAGCAAACAGCTCAAGCCGCCCTTACCCAATAATCATAGCCTCATCCCACAATCAATCATGTATTACAATTGGACCAAGTTCAATTGATGATAAAATCTCAAGTATTATAGAATTGCACGTTACTACACTACACAAGAAGTTGTTTACAAGTGTGTTTTTCTACCTAAGCATTGCAATATATCAGACAAAGTGACACAGAATAGAAAGTGATCAATGCACGGACTGTCTAATTGTAAATAAAGTCATACAAGGAGCTTACAGAACTGTAGTAAGAGTACTTAATACCTTGCATGAAATCATCAAGAAGAACATTTTTAGGCACAAAAACTCCCAAAAGTTCACAATTAACAAGGGAATAAAGTACCAACAAAAGCATGGACCACAAGTTCAAACGAATATGGAAGAAGAAAGCTTTCATCTGGTATAAAGACAACAAAAAGCTTCCACTTTTtgaatcaacaaaacccacaaaaaaaaagaaccaaaaattaCCTTTGTCTTCCTCAAGACGTTTGCGGAATCGCTCTTTGGCAAAAACGAAACCCTAGCCATCAAATACAGAGCACTACGATGACTGACAATGTCGCGTTCAAAGGTTGGGTTTTGGACGCTAGGAGTTTGACCGGAAACATAGCTGTCGATGGAAGACTGGACACCATCGATTTCGAGAGATGGGGCTCATAGGTGGGTCTGATTGAATGATAACTTGGGGGTTTCGAAATTAAACCCCCAAGTTCAGATGCTCACCGTTTTGCCATCAGATCAAAACAGTGAgttttgatcctacgtgtccaCAGTGGACACATACAATCAAAAATTGGGATTGAGATGGTAACTTTGAAACGGTGCATTTAGTTTGGGATTGACGGGCGTTAAACATTTGGGGAAAAATGTAACAGTATGGGTTAATTTGTCTTTTCGATTGACCCCTAGAGTAaaaattcgaagaaaaaaaaaaattcagagagTTTTCTGTTTTGGCACATTGACTTAGGaatttataagatatatatccttaataatttttagattaatttttttttttttactagcctTGGAGGAAgggacattgataattttttgtagtttagggTGAACATTATCACAATCTAAAGTTTGCAGGCATTGTTAACTAGCAGAAGTGGCTCAATATATATTGAGGCATGAGGCAAAAAGTTACtagctttttttattaattataatatataatataatggatttttatactaaatataaaatatttaaaaatagtattcaaaaaaaaaattctactcTTCCTTCTATATGTAAAAATACTAATTGTTAGTTTTAATGTTTCTTGGCTGAATTcgtatgaaaaaaaatacttgtggTTAATATGTTCAGTTTAAGTGTGTAGTGTGCGATCTAGTGAAATAAAGTGAAACGGAAGAATCACATAGAGCTTCGTCTGAAGCCTCGACTGCACTGCGTCCAGACAAGAAGGCTGAAGCTGAATTCCAAAATGGCTCGTCTAAAGACTCGTCTGCAAAGACGTCCGAACGAGGAGGTTGAATCTAATTTCCAGAAGCCTCCATCTGAAGCCTCATCGGCAAGCCGTCCGGACGAGAAGACTAAAATCATTTTTCCAGAGAGCTTCGTCTGCAAGCCATCCGGATGCGCCATGCCAGAGAACTAGGGTTTAGtgattttaacctagttccgtcCAGACGAGCCTGTATCTCGTCCGGACACCCCTTGTAACTTTAGTCTATTTTGAATAGAGTTCGTGTCAGACTAGACTAGGGGTCTGTAGCCTATTTATATTAAACTATACATAGGTGTATAGGTACAAATTCTGCATCTAGAGTTCAGGAGATTAATTGTGTTAAGAGAGTCTTTGTTATAGAGCGTTAAttaattctctctcttagagtaagGAACGTTTGATCGTCCTCGATGATAAAGCAATTGAAGTCAATCGaagttccggtgaagggagatcacgcaGAAGCTACAGTTTAGAGGTTCTAGGAGAACTACTGCGGTAGCGGATAAGTGTGCCGCTTATCTAGTACACAGGAGTGTCAAGTACAATGGTTTTGCAAGTCTTTGACATTGTGTAATTTCTCGTTATTCTACTGTGAagtgattttttgggtttgactACCAtagagaggttttacattttagaaaGTTTTATAAATGGTTTACTCTTCATAAACAAATTTCTGTGTTcatgattgattgattttacATTCCGCATTCCGCATATATTTGATGTACTCTCTATTAATTCCTGAGTGGGTGAGTTTTGAAGTCTTACTAGTTTTTCactattaaaataatttgtctCCAAGATTTGATTAGAAATGATGACAAATAAAAAGTAAAGGGGCAAATGCTTTTGTTTGAAATCTTTTAAGGTATTAAACACTCCTCGTTAGTTGTCACgtccaacttattttttaaaggcCTCTcacattctcttttttttaaaaaaaaaaaaaagaaatctttcAGGGGCCTTTACAAAATTGGACAAATATCCTCACCATTTCCagtaaaatagatattatttatttcttggtTAGAATTTTAAGTTGATACATATAATGGCATACgtaattttacattatttaaattataaagtGGGAGTCACTAGTTCGGATCTCCCTTTTAACTCTTATGtgggcatgtcaaaaaaaaataataataatttacattatttaaatttttttaaaaacgtgtCAACATTGACTTTATACACCAACTTTAAGTCTTGActacaaaattaataatatcaattttatttagaattgagaAGAATAAGGGGCCTACAGCCATGTTAATTAGGTAATAGttggaagaaaatatataaacttttctcaaaaattaaaatagcccGACAAATTATACCATAATTAAGGTATTTGTTTtagctaatttttgttttggtatGGGATACACCAATCCTTCCACCTTGTGTGCCTTTCAATGGTGGATTAATAGTAGAATATAGAAAGGATATATAATTATGCATCCACCTTCAACGGATAAGCTCTGAGAATTTGAGGAAAATCTTTATTACTATTTCCACAGCTTATTTAGCAACACATTAACTATTCAATGCGTGGAGACTAGGCATCGCCAACATATTGGTAGAATCTGCTTAGATTTTCCCATGGAAATGGGTTCCATTGGGCACATACTTTGAACAGTGTCTTCATTACCATTAACACCAATAATTAGATAGATTTTCGGAAGATTAAGAAACTTAATGTTGGAAGTGTGTCTTAGTTATGGTGTCTTTGCACCGTTCTTGGGTCGGGAATTTCGTACAATAAGGTTGTCATATTGCAATGACACTGTAATATGATTATTGCACTCCCAAGTCTCACTTATACGGGTTGATGTTTGGGCAGCTCGAGCAAATAGGattcaaacaggctcttataTAGAATTGCCCTATTACAATGCAATGTGACAACTCTCATAGTTGTATTTTCACACATTTGATAAGGTATAATTAACGTGGTGCATTTTCCTTccaatttaatagaaaatgctAACGAATGAGGGCAAATTAAAAGTGCTAAATAGTTTGAAGAAGTagattgtcactttttaaaatttggtaaCAATTAAATGGAATAAGTGCAGTTTTCCCTAATTCACAATTTGGACCAAAGTGAGCATTCTAGTTGTTTCAAGTACTTGGGCTGGCCTTGGGCCATTCTGGTATGAGTGAATGAATTGGTATTTTGTGTTGTTATTTTGAATGCATTGGGCTCTCCTTGATTCACATGCTCATGTATTTAGAATGTACAGTTCGTATCTAGCTCATCTTCTTGACTTGCACATTTGATGCTCtacttctattattattattttttgaaaatgtagaaaatgaTGTGGGTTACTTGCTAGGGAGAGGTTGCTCGTATCAAGGGGAAATTGACATAGAGCAGTCTTGATAttgatgttgtttgttttatgacACATGTTATTGATGCCTCactaaaaataaatgatttcaCTTGTGTCATTTCTGCTAATGAGTTATTGTTTATTCTCTTTATCCTTGTCCTATCTATTGAGTTGTAAAACTGGGGAGAATGGGTAAAATAGTTCTCAGGGAAGAACTGCTAGCATACTTTTTTGTATGTCCTTTTTCAATTCTTGAGGAAAGAATGAGAGATTATGGGAGTTAATTATTCATTTATAGTATATCTATTTATAAATgatgtgattaattttttttatttttttttctatacatTTAATGagtttgtttagttttttcaGAACACATATACATTACACATCTTAGATCATCCTTAGTCTAGGGTGCGATTGTAATATGTtgtttttcctatatttttgtCGAGTCTCTTGTGTATTTGAGGTTTGTCATTAAatggccaaaaataaaatattgttcgGTTTTAGAAGTTAATTGGCCTCATTCGGTGTTCAAAACTTCTTCATCACCTAAATATTTTGGTGTGAAAAGTTGAGTCTTTGTGTCTTCCAGAGAGATCCAGCACCTAAACATACCAGGACATCACTTAGAGATCATTTGAAAGTCGTGACACATCACTTGACAAGGTTTAATGTCGCTTAAATTCAAGCGATTAACATTTGTGACTGAATTTTTGGGAAGTATGGAAGgaacacaaatatatatatatatatatatatatagaaactcATCTATCTAAATCTACCAAAAAGATGATGATAGCTAGAACTGGAAGAAATCCATCTTTATTATCACCATCTTACGTTGGAGCAATATCCCTCCAAACACAAGTGACTCTCAAGGTACATCTGCGATTGTCAAGGCCAATATTTAATGAgaaaacatatgattttttattagatCAGAATATAACTATATTACTTATAAACTATGTTTAGGAAATGAAGGACACTACACAAATAAATGAATGAGACTTTTTCCCCCTCCATTAGCATTATCTAACATACTTTCATCTCACCACTATTTCGCTATGCTGACATGACATTATCAAAtcatttttagaaagaaaaaagaaaaaagaaaaaaaaaaaaaaaaaaaaaaaacactaatggCAGATTGACAATGACACATCAACAAAATGGGATGGTAGTGGGATGAAAGTATGCTAGCACTATTtagacttttttgtttttgttagaataattttaaatactcaTCTTTCATTTGACTTCCATACTATTGGGTTAATGCAGCAATGTCCCACagccctttgatttttttttctttctttctttttttcttttttaagtaagGGCTAATCCAAGGACTGATGAGTAATATCATATCAGCCTAGTGATATGAGAGTAGCGAGAGAtgagtatatagcattactctttatgtTAACATGAatggagtaatgatataaggaggactagagtcttCCTAAATatgacgtggcttttaaaatcaccattaaatttgagatgatcattattgaattttaatctattaatgattttaaatgccacatcacatttaTCATTACTCTAGAAAATGCACCAACTGACTCATACATGACTCAAAATTATCCATTACACCTTAGATTAGACGAAAAAAACtgacctgaaaaaaaaaaaagaaaaaaaaaatgaggaaaccCAGACTATAGGTCTTTGTAgggatttttaattaaatagtttgaAGGGTCGATTaccgctttttaaaatttgataggGTAATTGTAAATCTGGTATGAATTACCTATAAAGAGCACAAACTTGTGACTCAAGAACATGGATATGAAAGCCATTCTGTGAATCTAAAGAGTGATCCTGCCACCTTGTGTGTCTTTCATTAATGGTGGAAAAGTAGAATATAGAAAGGATAATTCTGCATCCACCTTCAACGGATAAGTGCTGAGAATTTGAGGAGAATCTTTATTACTATTTCCACACAGCTTATTTTGCAACACATTAACTATTCAATACGTGGAAACTAGGCATCGCCAACATATCATCATTTTCCCCATGGAAATGGGTTCCATTGGGCACATACTTTGAACAGTGTCTTCATTACCATTAACACCAATAATTAGATAGATTTTCAGAGGATTAAGAAACTTAATGTTGGAAGTGTACGTGTCTCAGTTATGATGTCTTTGCACTGTTCTAGGGTCGGGAATTTCGTACAATAAGGTTGTCATATTGCACTGACAATGTAATAGGATTATTGCACCAAGTCTACCCAAGTCTCACTTATACGGGTTGGTGTTTGGGCAACTCAAGCAAATAGGATTCGGACAAGCTCTCATATAGAGTTGCCCTATTACAATGCAATGTGACAGCTcttataattgtattttcacacaTTTGATAAGGTATAATTAACGTGGTGcatttttcttccaatttaatagaaaatgctAACGAATGAAAGCAAATTAAAAGTGCTAAATAGTTTGAAGGGGTcaattgtcactttttaaaatttggtaaCAATTAAATGGAATAAGTGCAGTTTTCCCTAATTCACAATTTGGACCAAAGTGAGCATTCTAGTTGTTTCAAGTACTTGGGCCATTCTGGTGTGAGAGTAATCCATCATAGATGTTATTTTAGAATCAATGGGTCCATGTTTGAAAAGGAACCAAATTGGTAAATTGATGATAATCAAGAATTGTAAATTGAATGCCTAAAAAAGAAAGTCCAAGTcctgaaaacataaaatctcTTTAGAGAACCTTCACCAATATCCCCAATTCCTTTTAAAAGAAAGCAAATCTCAATAAAATACAACTTGTTTAGGAATACAAGACCAAAAAGTTGCAATGTGAGATATGTAGAACAGTAGAAACATGAGGAGAGATTAGCAAAAAAGGTGAAGAAGCCAAAGAGCACTCAATTCAAAAGGAACCAAATCAAGCTAGaacaatgagaaaaaaattttaaaaaaaataaaaataaaaattctcagTCAAAGTAGTCAGACTTTTACAGCCCAGGAAACATAATCTAACATATCGTATGATATGAAGAGCTTCAAGAttgtttatttactttccaTCATATAttcccatattttttattttactttctatCATGATTCTGACCCCTTTGGgactccaaaaacaaaaacacacactaaaagaaaataaagaaaaaggtcaaatacaataaataaataaataagaaaattttgagatctctctctctctctctctaacttttttttatatttatttcttttttactaACTTCCCATTTAACAATGAAACGGCAGATTCCCAATCATCCCCTCCACTCTATAGGAAACACCCATAATTGCACCCAACAATGCTTTTCACTATAGAAACCCTGAGCTCTTGAGCTCTCCCACTTTTTTCCCattaatttcttctttgttttcttcttcttatactATAAATACCCATCAATCTCCATCATCTTTTTCTCCCCCCCCACCCACCCACCATATcaccctctctttcttttctattttttcttcacCTCCCATCATGGATCCCTCATGCACCACCACCTCTTCTGTCAGTGGCTTCTACAACTTTCTCAACCAAGGCCTCGACGAGCTCGACCAATCCTTGCTCTCCCATGATTTCATGTCAATCCAATTCCTTCAGAAGGTGCTTTCCTCCCTCAGATCTTTTCATTCCCAGCTAACCATTTTGGTTCATAAGCTTCAGTTGCCTGTGGGTGAAAAATGGCTGGACGAGTACATGGATGAAAGCTCCCGGCTCTGGGAAGCATGTCAAGTCCTTAAATCCGGCGCCGCCGGCATGGAAAACTATTACTCTGCTGCCGCCAATATCGAATCCTCCCTCGATAGTTTTCACCACCTTAGCCCTCAGCTCTCTCGTCAGGTCGGTAAACTTCATAAAACCCTATCTCAAGTACTCATCAGAGTGATGTGCACAAGTATTTTTTCTCCGATGAGTAATACTATTCAGTAAACTGCTACACATGACTGTTGTACGACTAGGATGATATGGCACTAAAAGTTAActcttgttctttcttttctgcaATTTATATCATCATTTAAGTATCAGTGAAGTTTCATTATGTATAGGTAATTTGacagtaaatttaattatttaatcaatactttagcACTCTCCCTCACAGTATAAGTATGTGAAATAGTTAATTGAAATTAGAGATAAACTATGAAGTTAGGGTTTGAACTTATCAAGATCTCTGCTctaatacataaaaataaataaatttaattgtttaatcaataatttaacatgatttatATGTATTCTGAGTGTCTGATATATGCGTAGGTAATCCGAGCAATAAGTGGTTGCCAAAGAGAAATCTTAGCATTGGAAGAGGATAACAGGAGCATGATGGAAACAAGAATTCAACCACTATCACTATGTTTCAATGATCAAAACACCTCCACGATATCAAAGTTCAATGGGTTCAATGGTTTTCGAGGGGTTCTTTCTGCAATGAGGAGTATTAGCTCATTGCTTTTGATGATCTTGCTCTGTGGACTTGTATATTGTTGGCCTCCATCAGGCTTTCTTCAAGGCGGCTACGAGGGGCATCCTGTATTTGGCTCAACTTTTATGGTTTCAGTCACAAGATTGCAGCAAAGAGTTGCAAATGAGATTGGCCAGATTGAAGGGCAGCCGGGAATTATGCTTTATGAGTTCCGGGAAGCGAAGACGGCCATGGAAGAGCTTAAAGGTGTAATGGAGAGATTTTTGGAGTATGAAGCTGAGGTTGATATACAAGAAACGATTGATAGGTTGAAGAGTTGCTTTGGGTCTTTGAGATGTGGGGTGGAGACTATGATTGGGCAGCTTGAtgatttttttgatgaaatagTTGAATGGAGGAAGAAGCTTTTGGACATGTGCACTAATAGGTAGAGAAAGAAAGTCTGGATATGTGCAGCCCTAGCTTGAGGAAGAAAAGGGTTCAAAGAAAAAGGtagaaaattcatttttctaaagAGAAATATTACGCATACTCCCAAGTGCTCGCTCCCCTGACGTGACATTAAAAATCGTTATTTGAAGTGAACACTTAGAATATGTGTAGCACTCCTCTTTGCTAAAATTGCCGTGGTCTCACCCGTCCATCTaatcttcctctctctctctttcattttaCTTATGctccatttttattttggtttttttttttggggggttttttttaaaaagaaatatattttctatcTTGAAGTTACTTTGCCTTCAAGCTATAGTAGATCAGTTGAAGCTTTAAGAGAGATTTTTTCCAGGGAAACCCATAAAAGGAAAATTCTGAAGGAAAGAGAATATGATTCTTGCTTAGAAGAAAAGCAATATTACTATCCCAAGGTAAGAAACAAGAAGAATATAAAGACAGGCAGTAGCTTGAATGGAAAGCAAGATATTCCTACTCCAAGGTTCCTCAGATTCTTCTCCTTTGGGGTGGAGaagataatataaaatgatgtgaaaaacgATGCTTCATGTTTATCCCACAGCACCAGAAATCACAGATAATGAAGTTCTTCACAATTTC from Corylus avellana chromosome ca1, CavTom2PMs-1.0 encodes the following:
- the LOC132171156 gene encoding uncharacterized protein LOC132171156, whose protein sequence is MDESSRLWEACQVLKSGAAGMENYYSAAANIESSLDSFHHLSPQLSRQVIRAISGCQREILALEEDNRSMMETRIQPLSLCFNDQNTSTISKFNGFNGFRGVLSAMRSISSLLLMILLCGLVYCWPPSGFLQGGYEGHPVFGSTFMVSVTRLQQRVANEIGQIEGQPGIMLYEFREAKTAMEELKGVMERFLEYEAEVDIQETIDRLKSCFGSLRCGVETMIGQLDDFFDEIVEWRKKLLDMCTNR